Part of the Plasmodium knowlesi strain H genome assembly, chromosome: 11 genome is shown below.
CGGCATAATTAGCACGTCGAAATTTCCTGTTGTTAAAATTCAGAAAATTATGCACCTAAATAGCAACGTCAGGAAGGTATGAAAAAGGAGGTAGCCTCGAAAGGGAATGCGTCTTTGCGAGAAGACGACGTTTGTGTCCATTCCTCAATGATAGCAAAATACCATTCACATGGATTTAACCTTTTTtgcgacttttttttttttttttttttttcagataaACAATGAAGCCATTAATGTTTTCCAAAAGGCCATGGTTAGATAAAATATCGCAAAAAGggcagacaaaaaaaaatccaataaaaaaattttttgtgcacaTGTAGAGGTACCCTTCACCCTGTGAATATTTCATGCCTCCATTCTGCTTCACCATGAACGTTGCATAATGTCCCAACAGATTATGTTCCTTATTGAACTGGTGAACAAGACCATTGAAttcaaaaatgagaagaacacGTCCAAATTTATCACTTCCCTTGATATaagttaaaaatgaatgagttttctttttgctgCGTTTGATATAGAACGACGCTTGTTTACCATTTTTGCAATTCCACGGATGAGTGGGCTTTGCCGTTGTGTACGCTTCGTGTTCATGGAAGGACTGCACAAGTTCCCCCTCGAATGCTATGAACCCATATCCACTCAACTGCTGTACACACCCCTTCAGTATGGTgcataaaaagagaaggcaTAAAGTATAAATTCCTCGAAGGTCCtaagaagaaagaacaatTCCACACTCCGGGAATTGTTAAAACGTTTAAactcatatatatagatatatatatacctatacgTGTGTATACCGTTACGttacacttttcttttttttaccccttttgCCTTTCCCCCTGACAATTCTTACAGATTGCCTTTACCTACTGAAGGATCAAAGCATAAATACATTCTTCgtcgaggaagaagaaaacgacGGTAATGCTTTAATCAGACGAAAGAACAAAGTTTACTTTGTATTcgttttgcacatttatcTCATTGTGGAAGGACCAAGGGAGAGGAATTCAAAACCAGAATGACCGCCCCCCCAAAGGCACGCTACTTTATCTGACGCCAATAGTTGCTCTTCCTCTCTTCCTTTTGAACACTATGAGGATTTCATTTCTATGTTTCCCGATATGTatgtttcaatttttccattgctGCACTTCGATATGAATTTTCTTTGCCCCTTCCAAAGAATCCCTATTTGACCTATGCCATGAAGACAAGAAGGAATACAATTACGACgttgaggaaaagaaactCAGTAGGATGAAACGAAAGGGACAAGGAAACAAGgcgaaggagaaaacaacAGAAAATAGAAACATATATGCTGACATAACGACGTATTTTAAGAAGGCTTAACTGGATGGAGGTAAAACAGAAGAGGTTAATTTGGAGGATACGCACTTTATGACGACCACTTGGTGCAGTCCTATACTATACAGGTCATTGCACCCAATCCATTTTGCAATTTAccaaaaaatgtgtttcGTCTACTGTCCGCTAAAAGGAACAACTTggtgtaaaagaaaaatcaatTCCTCTCACCTTTCGAAGGAACCAAACATTCTCCAGGAAAAGGGTTAACTCCCTTTCtgtgtgtaatttttaattaactgtatgtttttttttttttttttttcccacacaAAACTCTttcaaaataaagaaatgaacGTAAGAGCGCTACTTTCGTGGAATGCTGAACAAGCTCATCACtatgtataaaaaataaacaacaaTGTGTTCATCAAAATgtttgcaaagaaaaaaaaaaaaaaaaaaatgtaaactaCTTCAAATATGCAATGTTCCATTTAGCATCTTGAGCGCGTGCGCAAATTGGCTGATTGGCAAATTAACCGCATCGACTGCTATGTAACAGAAatgcaaaggaaaagagTCACGTCAGGAGGCGGAACGCACAAAAACCACGCATTCTCCCAAGTGCACAACCCCCGCTGCTGATTCCACTCTACATGTAGATTCCTCCCCCATGTATATTATATCACTAGATTGAGGAgtaaacttttcttttttctttctttttttttttttttttgtaacttttcACCTTTTGTTATAATTTTGAAGGGAAACAATTCGTACCTCTAAATTTCCTTCCATCGTTAACAGCTCATTTGGAGGAGCGTTGCAGCGCAGCCTGGGTCAAGTGAAGCGACGCAGAGGAATCCCTCAGCTTCATGTTCTaatgaagtaagaaaaaaaaaaaaaaaaaaaaaaaaaaaaggacaaggaatggaagaagaaataaaaaaaaatgataaataaaaatatagcaaATCGTAGTACAGTAGAGACATAAGAAAAGCTCAATTTGTGTTGAAGCCACTGGGAATCTTTGAATATCATCCACAACTGTTACTACCCCAAAGGGGTACATTCCTAAAGTGGTGTGTCTCCCCCTTGGACTATCTGCCAAAATGCGCGCAAACGAGGGAAAGAAACCCATCGCACTTATAGATGCGGATCACTACATAATAAACTACAGAAGCACGATAACGACGTATGTACAAAACATCTGCAACAATCTTCTGAAGGAGAATGGAGACTCAGCTGATCATTCTAATAAGGAGTGGGACGCCAAGAGGAGGGAACGGATCGTTTGCGTTTTCATGTTCAGCATGTACCTTAACAATATCCACAGGAATTTAAATATGTTCGGTTACTTACATGACGTGCTGATAAAATATAACCATCTAATGGGGAGAAGCAGGGTCAGCCAAGGAGGGATAGAAAAGGGTGAGGATAGGAAGATGGACAAACTGCACCATGTCCAGGTGAATGAAACTACCCTGGATGGAAGAACGTCGCTACAGAGGGAAATGGGAACCTGTGACGAACAATACATGGGGGAGAAGGATGGAGGATCCAGCGGGGAAGGCCCTAGTCGACATGCAAACAATGCCCAACCCGGAGATATCTGCCATTTCATGCACGACTTGataaaagacaaaaattACGCCAACATGGATAACGTGAGGGAGTCGAAAGTCTGCTtcttaaacataaaaaataaagagaagAATGCAAAGGGGTCGCCTGAATCGTTAATAGATAGTTTCGATGCGGAAGGGCACACCTGTGCAACTGAACTGAGTAGCAACTCTAAAATAAGTGGGACGAATCTGGGCCATGCTACGAAGAGGAGTAGCACTAGCAACAGTGATGAGGATACAgcggatgatgaggagggcGATGTCATTGCAGACGACATAGAAGACATCGCTGGGAATACTGCTGAGGAGTCCTTCAAGTCTGCCGTGCATCCCGACGGAGATGATACATCCCTCAGGACGAATCGCAGCACGCCGGCTGAGGCTGTCAACGAAGACAGTCTAGAAGACCCCCAAGACGACTCCTTCCACGAATCGCAAGGTAGCACCTACCGCTTTAGCAACTCCTCTCCAGTGTGCCAAGGGCAAAAGCAGTTTTTAATAAACTACAGTAGTGTGCATATGAAGGTGAAAAATTTCGACAGCCTACTATGCGTGGAAAACTTTTTagtggaacaaaaaaaacaagcaaACATACAACATTTCTCCAAGGAAATAGAAAACCTGTACAGAATAATTGTGCTGTCCAAATTGCACATAGGAGTATATCgctttttaacttttttaaaaaaagaaaaatattttttactatttttcaGTTCCAATAAAAAGTTAACACAGACACTATTCAggtattttaaaatttcaaaatattttaaaaattgttacaaAATAATTGACTCATTTGAGGAActggaaaaaattggaaacgCCAATAAAGAGGTCCTCATATTTAGTAATCGTGAATGTTTTGTAAATTCAGCCAAAAGAGAAGGATATTTTAATGTAGCAGGGGGTAAGAAAAATCCTTCCATGGCAACAAACTGTGATGATGTGAACTGGGATATGTTAAAATATAGccaggtttttttttccgatacTTCCGACTATATGTCGAATAAATATAATGATGTTGTATATCCCTTTGTGCGAAATTGTAATTTAACGGAGGACATATTATCATGGcgcattttttatatttttaaaaaatatatgtacatacacggAACTGTGGTGAAAGGATTTGGAAGAGGCAGTAAATACTTGAACATTCCGACGGCCAATATTTCCTACTCCAATTTAACCTCCACCGATATTATGCCTGGCATATACTTTGGTATATCGagattgaaaagaaaaatttacaaaacggTGGTTTCAATTGGTTATAATCCCTTCTTTGAAAATAAACATATAACTATAGAAGCCTTTTTATACTACAAGACCAATACTTTATTTTATGATGAGGACATTCATTTAATTATTGTTGGTATTCTCCGAAGCGAAAGCAACTTTTCTTACTTTTCTCACCTCATTCAAGCCATCCAGTTTGACTGCGAACTCGCACGCATTATTCTCAGCAGACTTCAGGATGATGAGCAGTTCCTCCGATGCAGGGATTACCTCCAGTCGTTGTAGCAATGGGTCACAGGGATGGGTTCGGCGTATATGCTGTGTGCAGGACAGACTCAATATACTTTTTAGTACATCTCTCCCTTTACAACTTCCTGTTGAAAAAATAACCATCAAAAAGAAATAGGGGGagcagaagagaaaaaaaaaaaaaaaaaaaaaaaacactccaGCGGAGGTTAGCCTTTGAATGAGTTCCTAACCCATATTTCCAAAAGGCTTCTAATGGTGTGAACTGGAAAGAAGATATATAAATGTTGTTCATCTATTTgttatcttcttttttactatGCCATGCCTTCCATCACTTCAGTGGGGCATTCGCGTGTGCGTAGCGGCATGTGTAAAGTATTTCCATTGTTGCATCTGGTTATACGCCTATTAGTcaatttcatttatttatttttttaccatgGTAGACCGCTCATATCGTCTATCCCTCCCAAGGTGTTTAACCGATTTGCCAATTTTGTAAGTCAccgcatttttctttcatttccattccattcctttcgttttctcttttttctgtaacaTTAGCCCTCCCTGCATTTGCATGTGACATGAACGAACCGAAGCCAGTTTATCGTAAGATAACCGCTAATCCCAATGCACAcgtttatatatatctatatgcaCGTGGGTATGTTCAGCCTATGACGTCCAACTCGCCCTGCCATCAACCATCGGGGGGGGTTAAGCAGGGAGccttaaaaatgagaaaaggaaagaggtAATTTCATGGTCTCCACACAACGGAAAAAATCGTTGCATTTGGTAAAACATCGAAGATTTGCGGTCAATCGGCTTAGGACTTCTCAAAAGTGATATGGATCAATGCAGCTAGGGCCTCTTGCttttatcgtttttttttttctctctcccttGCGCTATGGCCATTTTGGAGAATTGGATATCCCCATTTGTGCGCGaaagttggaaaaaacaaatagagCTCCCCTTGGCGCGTATtcgtatataatatatttgttCCGCTTAgtggaagtttttttttttttttcaattcttccacgttatgtatgcatacatggTAGAACCAAAAATGAGAACCAGAAGAAACAACATGTTTGTAATGGAAGGAGTTCGCACTTTGTTGGGGTCACTTTGGagttaaaattatttttctttttttttatgttccctCATAAGGTTTCTTGCTTACCTACATTTAGCTTGCATTCCATTTTgcctcccaaaaaaaaaaaaaaaaaaaaaaaaaaggttgtaaaaaatttacgGGAACTTTTGCTGCGCTTTCGCCCACCCGTAACCCCAAATGGTTAAATTTGCATCTTTTCAGGCAGCTTCtgtaggtttttttttttttttctgtccccCCAGATGACAATTGAACAccgagaaaaaagaaaaaaaaatacttgcttttttcccccttgcggaaattaaaaaaaagaacgaagcgTTGTTATTAAGTGAATAGATAAAATTGCGCTGCGTTTGCGTTTCCtacttttttgaaatttatttgtttttatttttaaaaaaaattgaacctCCTCAATTAGTCCGTTGTATATCCTGTCAAGGGGAGAAGGTCATATCGTAAATTGTATTCCCCTATATTATGCAGCTTTAAAgaggtacatttttttttttttttttttttcaaatttgctCATTGGTACGTGCTCCTTTGTATGTGCTACATAAAGTTTTCATGTTTGACAACATCTCCACTTTGCgcctttccacttttttcgcGCCTGCTCCAACATTTGTGTTCGAGCCAAGCAGCCGCACGTAAATGGCGCATAATTCAGCTTCCTAAGCGGTTGACAAGGTTTGAAGGAttaggaaaaagtggaagaggTGGAGGTAGCCATCGGGGATGCATTCAAATTGGAaggaactttttttaaatattcctATGACTGTTACTCTAGGGGGTATAATTATAAGCTAACATTATTAGCCGTTAACATCATCCACTGCTAACTCCTTCCGGACGGCTATCCCACGGGCGCAGCGAGTGGCACAAATAGGCTTACTTCCGTTCTGCAAATTATACtacaaaattgaaggagTAATGAAAGTCATCAGTTAAAGTACCACCGCCTCCTCATCACTACTTGGGCCTATAGGATACGCCAAGTTCATGCAGTGTTGCCATTACGGGGAGAGCTCCTATATACAACGATCAAAGGGCCATTATTAGAAGTCTGGCAAAATAAGTGCAACCATCGCTAGCCTAAATTATTAGCTTGCGCTGCACATATTTTACCCTAAGGGATTTGCTCTTTAACCCCCCCCTGTATCCCTTGCACCATGCTGAGCAAACAGCTAAACGACCTGCGTGTCCAGAAGCAGGTCCAAGTGTTTGAAGATAAAAACATCGATAAGCTAACCAGGAATAAATATAGCCTATTTAGGAACGTGTACAAAAATGTGATCGTGTCCCCAGCGCATGCGGAATCCATAAAAAGTTGTCTGCGCAAGTTGGCAGGCATAAACAAATCGTTCGGGGCCTTTGAGAAATTGTTCTACCTGGAGGAGAGCGATGTGCTACATAGTTTTTACGACGCTCAAGAGGTGGAGAAGAATATTATCGGGGAGGAATATCCAAATGGGTATagagaaaattacaaaactGATACCAGTGTAGATACCCATGTGGATGACCAAATCTACCGAAAGCACCGAGAATTTCTGAcgcaggaagaagaaatcgtAATcctgaaaaaagtgaaatcaTTTCTAAAGTTATGTTCCATTTATGCAAATAGAAAACATGTGAAAATCCTGAtcgaatttttaatttataagtacgaaataaatgtgaaatGCAGCGAGGATATTTTGATGTGCATTTTACCTaacctttccttaccccacATGAGGAATATTTTAGAGATTatttatatagaaaaaagttccgcctttttcttcataaatAATTACAAACACGAGGATCTGAAAAATGTAGACCAGTCCGTTTTTGTACATCACATAAAGAGGAACATATCGATATATAAAATTATGTTTGAGTATGTCGTTGAATTGATATATAGCAATGACCTTGCAACGGGAGACAGCTCTGCCAGGAGTGACGATGCCATCTCGGGGGAGATGTCCAACAGAGTGTCAATCCCGTATGTAAACTTCTTCATCTCAGTGACGGAAGATATTATCCACAGCTACATCGACATGCCTGTGGAGATAATCGAGTTTTACTGCAACGTATTGTTGGTACTGTtcagaaaatgtgaaaaatccTTCGAGGTGATGAAGTGCGCACACAggaagggaggaaaggaCGACTCTGTTACCCGGCACATGGCTCACTCTGTGGCCACACTTCAAATCCACTACTGCGTAgactttttggaaaaatttttgaaaacATTCGAAGATGCAATTGGCAAGTGCAAAACGGAGTTCAACTTTGAATttttgaagaacaaaattttttccttttttgaaacAGGGTTTTTATCAACatgggaggaagaagcaacACCCATGggtggaggagaagaaggaatcgCCAGTGAGGTATCCTCCCCCCATTCCAGATTTATGAATTCGTTACTTGTCCTTTTAAACgtaatttacaaaaatgcacatCAGATATCTTTCGCCAGTTTCCTTAAGGAGGAACAGGTACGCACGGGGGCGACCCCACAACAGGAGAGAATAACATCGGAACACCAAATGGACGAGAAAGTCATCCAAGGCATAATCAATTttgtgaaggaaaacaaaaaaaactgttTTGACAGGAATATAAATGCAATCATACAGGATCACCGGGCTCTTCGAAATTTGTTGAGTCTCCTATACAAGCTTAACGGCACCTATGAAGTGACAGacaatttaataaaaatcgTGTTGATAAAGAGCTATTCTTTAAGACTTAATTGGTTTCCCCTAGAAgacatatttttgcaaacacttaaaagtaaaaaaaattacgtttTCAACATAATCGTCATAGTCAATTTTATatccttttatattttcctaaTAAAATCAAGGGAGAACGAAATGGATGAGGGAATCTCCGACGCTTCGAAGCtgaagaaaaatgtagaacCGTTACGCACCAAGAAAGTTGTTGAAGCATTTCTTGGGAAGGTGTCCCATGGAAATTCTCTTCATCCTGAGATTGTAATACAAAGTGAACACTTGTATCACattgttaaatttttcttgaaggaaaataatgacctctttaggaaaaaaattattttattcgaACTGTACAGCAAAATAGATGAGCGTTTGCTAAGGCTGATTAAGGGGGTTAACACCAAACTTCAACGccttcaaatttttaacGCTCTTGGTAATGAAAAAGAGGATTTTAACAACCCAGAAGTGGTGGAGCGGGCCATCAGGAGTGTCAAGTACATGTATGACCACCGAAGGGGGAGCGAAGCATCAGGGAAAGCGTCTGTAGACGAACCAACCGATTGTACAAATGGAGAACCCTCAGAGGAGGCGTCATTCTCCTTAGGaacgataaaaaaaggaaagaatttttcaaaatcgaAAAGAAACATAGAATGCCTTTACGGGAAAATATTCTACCAGctgaggcaaaataaaatcCAGTTGGTGGATTACATGAAGAAGTACGAAAAAGAACTaatctattttttcccctccaaaAAGTACCTATACCGCATAATGTTTGACGCTTTCAATGAACTGAAGCATCGCAACTTTTGTGAAATAGACAATGAAAGGAACACCACCTTCCTGAAATTTTACTTAAAGTTGTTTCTGGTCAAATTGACCAAgctggaaattaaaaataaaataaaattgcaaaatgagaaattttttaaaaaatttgtcaaCGTgaattttgccttttttttcatcctttatgACTATCTACAGAATAAGAACCTCTACCCGAacaattccttcttttcgagaaatattttatctGGCAGTTACAAACTGGTGGAAGACTTCCTAAAATTACTAACAAGGGTGAAGGGTTTAGTCGTTGAGGCATACACATTTGAGGAATTCTTCCAAGCCGAAATGAAGGATCGCCGCTGTGAAAACATCAAAGGGGTGATAAAGCACAGCATGCCATTCAGGCCACTCATATTGTGCAGAATTGTGCGCTACTTGtcagaagaaatggaaaactcCATAGGGGAGTACACAGTTGGGAATATGAttgaagggggagaagagAAAGTTTGTCCGGTGGAAGGCAACTCTCCACCCGGAGAAGACTTAAAGCGCTTCTTCCGTATCATACTCAAATGTGTATTCAGATACCTGGAAGACGTCAGCTCAATTAAAGAAAAGTCAGGGAGCCACATCTACGGAAACATTGAAGAGTCGTTTCAAAAAACCATATTAAAATTTAGAAGGATAAATTCCTCAGTGACATTTTACCTGTACTGTAAATATTTGAACACATTTTTCCTGAGCGACTCATGCATCCAGTTTGTGCATAAAACCTTGGATCTCTTCTTCtgcattttcaaaatggaaaaaacgaagaagcatataaaaaataaaaatatgctgAAAACAATCATTGCAGAATTGTTTCGACTGAGAAATAGATTATATAAGaatttaaatgtgaagtcGTTTTATCAAACATTTCTCCTATCATTTATCGTGGCCATACTTCCCGACATATCAAATCCTTATCGGCATGTGAGTGTATTATATGATGCAAAAAGATATTCTAAAAATACCCCCCATTTAGTTGATTATTTTGTCATTAATAAACTGTTCGAaagggagaaggggaaaaaatgccaagggttttttcatttgttggAAGACAACCAGAAAGAAGGAGGCTTCCCCCATGTGCAGCACAATGGGGAGGAAAGTACGTCCAACCGTGGAAATCAAACTAACCAGATTATTTCATCACCTTTGAATGAGTATACCGTTAACTACACCTTTGCAAGTCGCAGAGGGAAATACAAACCGACAATGAACGATGAAGGTtatgagaaaagaaaatattacttgttcatttttgcttATTTAAGTAGGCCCTTTTTTGATACCTTTCTATCCAATTTCCATAACATCCaactaaaaaaatttttatatggGTATTTCttgaaggaagatttaataCTACCCtttttgagaaaaattatggaaaGAAATTCATACCCAtataaaattacaaaaatttatGAGGTCATATTAGGCTCTAAATATGACTTGTCGCTGAAGAGGAGGCAACTATTTCTCTTACTTCATCTGGTCGATTTTTATGTGAACGCCTTGGAGAACGCGACTGTGAAAGGGGGCAGGAGGGGAGCCAGACAAAAAGGTGGGGAAATCCCAACGGAAAGAAGCG
Proteins encoded:
- a CDS encoding high mobility group protein B4, putative, whose amino-acid sequence is MDRKKPKIPPSSYLLFCNSERENVRQLLQEKSENKTTIRITDIQKELSSKWKNLSEEERKVYEEQAHLLKIKYNEELLDWKSGNADAAGDNGIISTSKFPVVKIQKIMHLNSNVRKINNEAINVFQKAMIMFLIELVNKTIEFKNEKNTSKFITSLDIIWCIKREGIKYKFLEDCLYLLKDQSINTFFVEEEENDESLFDLCHEDKKEYNYDVEEKKLSRMKRKGQGNKAKEKTTENRNIYADITTYFKKA
- a CDS encoding riboflavin kinase, putative, with the translated sequence MRANEGKKPIALIDADHYIINYRSTITTYVQNICNNLLKENGDSADHSNKEWDAKRRERIVCVFMFSMYLNNIHRNLNMFGYLHDVLIKYNHLMGRSRVSQGGIEKGEDRKMDKLHHVQVNETTLDGRTSLQREMGTCDEQYMGEKDGGSSGEGPSRHANNAQPGDICHFMHDLIKDKNYANMDNVRESKVCFLNIKNKEKNAKGSPESLIDSFDAEGHTCATELSSNSKISGTNLGHATKRSSTSNSDEDTADDEEGDVIADDIEDIAGNTAEESFKSAVHPDGDDTSLRTNRSTPAEAVNEDSLEDPQDDSFHESQGSTYRFSNSSPVCQGQKQFLINYSSVHMKVKNFDSLLCVENFLVEQKKQANIQHFSKEIENLYRIIVLSKLHIGVYRFLTFLKKEKYFLLFFSSNKKLTQTLFRYFKISKYFKNCYKIIDSFEELEKIGNANKEVLIFSNRECFVNSAKREGYFNVAGGKKNPSMATNCDDVNWDMLKYSQVFFSDTSDYMSNKYNDVVYPFVRNCNLTEDILSWRIFYIFKKYMYIHGTVVKGFGRGSKYLNIPTANISYSNLTSTDIMPGIYFGISRLKRKIYKTVVSIGYNPFFENKHITIEAFLYYKTNTLFYDEDIHLIIVGILRSESNFSYFSHLIQAIQFDCELARIILSRLQDDEQFLRCRDYLQSL